From a region of the Microbacterium sp. nov. GSS16 genome:
- a CDS encoding L,D-transpeptidase → MSRSILGGESVTDLISGPGTGQSNAVSSDAEMMAQPPSAGTPAMEWAPMEPAPKKRRIGLWIGLGAGVLALAAGAASLMLIAPGTTVAGVSVGFMTPGMAAEAVSTRLASTEVQLTGAGAGERLAGADLGASIDAAGLTDQAFAERPMWNLGAWMGEPITADVTLDAETADSALRAAVPSSYTPATDATVVFDPAAQAYTATAAEPGTGVSVDDLTTAFTDAVTAGRTSFDYTADPAAVPPLITDAKAAETVEQLNAMLAAAGFYVGEERTVPVAPDVVASWLTVEPVDGELQISADAAKIQPAVDALPAQVNRDTVNATNIVDSDGKVLKALTEGLEGRVLGDTSTTAADFAKELGGGDATFALPVTATPFESTSLFRRVEVDLSEQRTYLYENEKLVKSWAVSTGTNGTPTDKGRFRVYAQLRTQDMRGSNADGSKYVTKGVPYITYFNGDEALHGTYWHSNFGTPMSHGCVNMSIDAARYVWEFATKGTEVWVHD, encoded by the coding sequence GAATGGGCGCCCATGGAGCCGGCTCCGAAGAAGCGCCGGATCGGTCTCTGGATCGGTCTCGGCGCCGGTGTGCTCGCCCTGGCAGCGGGCGCCGCATCGCTGATGCTGATCGCGCCCGGCACCACAGTGGCGGGCGTGTCGGTCGGCTTCATGACCCCGGGGATGGCTGCGGAGGCGGTCAGCACGCGCCTGGCGTCGACCGAGGTGCAGCTGACCGGGGCCGGAGCCGGAGAGCGCCTCGCCGGCGCCGACCTGGGCGCCAGCATCGATGCGGCCGGGCTGACCGATCAGGCCTTCGCCGAGCGCCCGATGTGGAACCTCGGCGCGTGGATGGGTGAGCCGATCACTGCCGACGTGACCCTCGACGCCGAGACGGCCGACAGTGCTCTGCGCGCCGCGGTGCCGTCCAGCTACACCCCCGCCACCGACGCGACGGTCGTCTTCGATCCGGCGGCCCAGGCGTACACCGCGACTGCAGCCGAACCGGGCACGGGCGTGTCGGTCGACGATCTGACCACGGCGTTCACCGACGCCGTCACCGCGGGCAGGACCTCGTTCGACTACACCGCCGATCCCGCCGCCGTGCCGCCGCTGATCACCGACGCCAAGGCCGCCGAGACGGTCGAGCAGCTGAACGCGATGCTGGCCGCGGCCGGCTTCTACGTCGGCGAGGAGCGCACGGTGCCGGTGGCGCCCGACGTCGTCGCGTCGTGGCTCACCGTCGAACCCGTCGACGGCGAGCTGCAGATCTCGGCGGATGCCGCAAAGATCCAACCTGCCGTGGATGCCCTGCCCGCACAGGTGAACCGCGACACCGTGAACGCCACCAACATCGTCGACTCCGACGGCAAGGTCCTCAAGGCGCTCACCGAGGGCCTGGAAGGACGCGTGCTCGGCGACACCTCGACGACCGCGGCCGACTTCGCCAAGGAGCTGGGAGGCGGCGACGCGACCTTTGCACTCCCCGTCACGGCGACCCCGTTCGAATCGACCAGCCTGTTCCGCCGCGTCGAGGTCGACCTCAGCGAACAGCGCACCTACCTGTACGAGAACGAGAAGCTCGTGAAGTCGTGGGCGGTCTCCACCGGCACGAACGGCACGCCCACCGACAAGGGCCGCTTCCGCGTGTACGCTCAGCTGCGCACGCAGGACATGCGCGGCAGCAACGCCGACGGCAGCAAGTACGTCACCAAGGGCGTGCCGTACATCACCTACTTCAACGGCGATGAGGCGCTGCACGGCACCTACTGGCACTCCAACTTCGGCACGCCGATGAGTCACGGCTGCGTGAACATGAGCATCGACGCGGCGCGCTACGTGTGGGAGTTCGCCACCAAGGGCACCGAAGTCTGGGTGCACGACTGA
- a CDS encoding NADP-dependent isocitrate dehydrogenase, translating to MTDDAIIYTYTDEAPALATASFLPIIKAFTGQAGIEVETRDISLAGRILAAFPQKLTPEQQVGDALAELGGLATLPEANIIKLPNISASIPQLKAAIAELQERGFEVPDYPDEPQSLEEKDVRARYDKIKGSAVNPVLREGNSDRRAPLAVKNYAKKHPHRNKPFAEGSKTRVATMGHDDFKSNERSWVAAHDDVLSFQHVAADGTITVLKEGLKVLPREIIDATFLSAAELDAFLAETLEQAKADDVLYSVHLKATMMKVSDPIIFGHVVKAFFRDVFAQYGDQLAAAGLSANDGLGSILAGLSTVAGGDEIAAAFERAIESGPRLSYVNSDKGITNLHVPSDVIVDASMPALVRNGGKLWGKDGGEADTIAVIPDSSYAGVYQAVIDDVIANGPLDPATIGTVPNVGLMAQAAEEYGSHDKTFEIASDGIVQVLDSEGTVLIEHTVSTGDIWRATQTKHIPVMDWVKLAVTRARATGAPAVFWLDANRSHDAQIIAKVHQGLATLDTTGLTITILAPEEATRYTLARMRHGLDTISVTGNVLRDYLTDLFPILEVGTSAKMLSIVPLLAGGGLFETGAGGSAPKHVQQLVGENYLRWDSLGEFFALAASLEHFADRTGNEKARILAETLDAATGTFLEEDRSPGRALGTIDNRGSHFYLGLYWAQELAKQTKDAELAAAFAPIAETLAANEQTIVDELNAVQGQPVDIGGYYRPDAQKVEAAMRPSATLNGVIDAL from the coding sequence GTGACCGACGACGCCATCATCTACACCTACACAGACGAGGCGCCGGCTCTTGCCACCGCCTCGTTCCTGCCCATCATCAAGGCCTTCACCGGTCAGGCGGGCATCGAGGTGGAGACCCGTGACATCTCGCTGGCGGGTCGCATCCTCGCCGCCTTCCCCCAGAAGCTCACCCCCGAGCAGCAGGTCGGCGACGCGCTGGCCGAGCTCGGCGGGCTCGCCACGCTGCCCGAGGCGAACATCATCAAGCTGCCGAACATCTCGGCATCCATCCCTCAGCTCAAGGCCGCCATCGCCGAGCTGCAGGAGAGGGGCTTCGAGGTCCCGGACTACCCCGACGAGCCGCAGTCGCTCGAGGAGAAGGACGTCCGCGCCCGCTACGACAAGATCAAGGGCTCGGCCGTGAACCCGGTGCTGCGCGAGGGCAACAGCGACCGTCGTGCGCCGCTCGCGGTGAAGAACTACGCCAAGAAGCACCCGCACCGCAACAAGCCCTTCGCCGAGGGCTCGAAGACCCGGGTCGCCACGATGGGACACGACGACTTCAAGAGCAACGAGCGGTCGTGGGTCGCAGCCCACGACGACGTGCTGAGCTTCCAGCATGTCGCCGCCGACGGCACGATCACCGTGCTGAAGGAGGGCCTCAAAGTGCTGCCGCGCGAGATCATCGACGCGACGTTCCTGTCAGCCGCCGAGCTCGACGCCTTCCTGGCCGAGACCCTCGAGCAGGCGAAGGCCGACGACGTGCTCTACTCGGTGCACCTCAAGGCGACCATGATGAAGGTCAGCGACCCGATCATCTTCGGCCACGTCGTGAAGGCCTTCTTCCGAGACGTCTTCGCGCAGTACGGCGACCAGCTCGCCGCCGCCGGCCTCAGCGCCAACGACGGCCTCGGCTCGATCCTCGCGGGTCTGTCGACCGTCGCCGGCGGCGACGAGATCGCCGCGGCGTTCGAGCGGGCGATCGAGAGCGGACCGCGCCTGTCGTACGTCAACTCCGACAAGGGCATCACCAACCTGCACGTGCCCAGCGACGTGATCGTCGACGCCTCGATGCCGGCGCTGGTGCGCAACGGCGGAAAGCTGTGGGGCAAGGACGGCGGCGAGGCCGACACCATCGCGGTCATCCCCGACTCGTCGTACGCCGGGGTCTACCAGGCCGTGATCGACGACGTCATCGCGAACGGTCCGCTCGACCCGGCGACGATCGGCACCGTGCCGAACGTCGGCCTCATGGCTCAGGCCGCCGAGGAATACGGCAGCCACGACAAGACGTTCGAGATCGCGTCGGACGGCATCGTGCAGGTGCTCGACAGCGAGGGAACCGTGCTCATCGAGCACACCGTCAGCACGGGCGACATCTGGCGTGCGACGCAGACCAAGCACATCCCGGTCATGGACTGGGTCAAGCTGGCCGTGACCCGAGCCCGCGCGACCGGCGCTCCGGCCGTGTTCTGGCTCGACGCGAACCGCTCGCACGACGCGCAGATCATCGCCAAGGTGCACCAGGGGCTCGCGACGCTCGACACCACGGGCCTGACGATCACGATCCTCGCTCCCGAGGAGGCGACCCGCTACACGCTGGCCCGCATGCGTCACGGCCTCGACACCATCTCCGTGACGGGCAACGTGCTGCGCGACTACCTGACCGACCTGTTCCCGATCCTCGAGGTCGGCACCAGCGCCAAGATGCTCAGCATCGTGCCGCTGCTGGCCGGCGGCGGTCTGTTCGAGACCGGCGCGGGCGGCTCGGCGCCCAAGCACGTGCAGCAGCTGGTCGGCGAGAACTACCTGCGCTGGGACTCGCTGGGCGAGTTCTTCGCGCTGGCGGCATCGCTTGAGCACTTCGCCGACCGCACCGGCAACGAGAAGGCGCGCATTCTCGCCGAGACGCTGGATGCCGCGACCGGCACCTTCCTTGAGGAGGACCGGTCACCCGGGCGTGCGCTGGGCACCATCGACAACCGCGGCAGCCACTTCTACCTCGGCCTGTACTGGGCGCAGGAGCTGGCGAAGCAGACGAAGGACGCCGAGCTGGCGGCCGCGTTCGCGCCGATCGCCGAGACGCTGGCCGCGAACGAGCAGACGATCGTCGACGAGCTGAACGCCGTGCAGGGTCAGCCGGTCGACATCGGCGGCTACTACCGCCCTGACGCTCAGAAGGTGGAGGCCGCGATGCGTCCGTCCGCTACGCTGAACGGCGTGATCGACGCGCTCTGA
- a CDS encoding GNAT family N-acetyltransferase: protein MSELRVEELSAATIVAVNNLSLRPGQEQFLAPVSYGIAATVVNPQTSWQRVVLDGDEVVGFVSASFDADTPDEHFRSVLWRINVDADEQRRGVGSFAVQALIDEARARGVDHVNVIYEAGEEGPEAFFRRVGFEPVGETEFSEVIAQIRVDG, encoded by the coding sequence ATGTCGGAACTGCGCGTAGAAGAACTCTCCGCTGCGACGATCGTCGCCGTGAATAATCTGTCGTTGCGTCCGGGCCAGGAGCAGTTCCTCGCTCCGGTGTCGTACGGCATCGCCGCGACGGTCGTGAACCCGCAGACGTCATGGCAGCGCGTGGTGCTGGACGGCGACGAGGTCGTCGGGTTCGTGAGCGCCAGCTTCGATGCGGACACCCCCGATGAGCACTTCCGCAGCGTGCTCTGGCGGATCAACGTCGACGCCGACGAACAGCGCCGCGGCGTGGGAAGCTTCGCCGTGCAGGCGCTGATCGACGAGGCCCGCGCCCGCGGTGTCGACCACGTGAACGTCATCTACGAAGCCGGTGAAGAGGGCCCGGAGGCGTTCTTCCGCCGCGTGGGCTTCGAACCCGTCGGCGAGACCGAGTTCTCCGAGGTCATCGCGCAGATCCGCGTCGACGGCTGA
- a CDS encoding endonuclease domain-containing protein, whose protein sequence is MPPDAEQRLHLRMPPNGVLRAEDAHAHWGVSLSPARPRVLEASVEDALADVARCFALDQAVAVWESAVRSGAISLEALQQVPWRSAAARRCRDHTRADTDSSLETVFHVRLSAWGVRLRFQVQLAGHPVDFLIGTHLVVQVDGWSFHSSSADRTRDLAHDAQLRLRGYTVLRYSYAQVIYDWEHVERTLAAAISQGLHLAPARERSP, encoded by the coding sequence GTGCCTCCCGATGCCGAACAGCGACTTCACCTGAGGATGCCACCCAACGGCGTGCTGCGTGCAGAGGACGCACATGCGCATTGGGGCGTCTCGCTGTCTCCTGCGCGCCCGCGAGTGCTCGAAGCGTCGGTCGAAGACGCTCTCGCCGATGTCGCGCGCTGCTTCGCACTGGATCAAGCGGTGGCCGTATGGGAATCAGCGGTGCGCAGCGGGGCGATCTCCCTCGAGGCGCTGCAGCAGGTCCCCTGGCGAAGCGCCGCGGCACGCCGCTGTCGCGATCACACGCGCGCTGACACCGACTCATCGCTCGAGACGGTGTTCCATGTGCGCTTGAGCGCCTGGGGTGTGCGGTTGCGCTTTCAGGTGCAACTGGCCGGCCATCCTGTCGATTTCCTCATCGGCACCCACCTCGTCGTGCAGGTGGACGGCTGGTCGTTCCACTCGTCATCCGCCGACCGCACTCGCGACCTGGCGCACGACGCGCAACTCCGCCTGCGCGGGTACACCGTGCTGCGTTACTCCTATGCACAGGTGATCTACGACTGGGAGCACGTCGAGCGCACCCTGGCCGCCGCCATCAGTCAGGGCCTGCACCTGGCACCAGCGCGGGAGCGATCACCCTGA